The genomic region AAAACAGGTTGGACATGAATTTTCAGGTTGTGACGCAAAGTGGCCAGATCAAACCTGGCAAAGTGAAAAACCTTGACAACATCGGTTGATTCTAGAAGTTGTTGTAGGTTAGGAGCGTGGGTTTGTCCCTTAGCAATGCGGACAGCAGTCACCTTACCTTCAGGGTTACATAGTTGAACCAGACAGAGACGATCTCGCTGTGGTAGCAAACCCATAGTTTCTGTATCCACAGCTAAAGCATCTGACCTTAAATATTCCGAGAGGGTAGGGTAGTCTAGATCCCCATCAACTACCTGAAAATCATCTAGTTTCATGATTTTTCACCAAAACATTTACAAAACAATTACCTTATGTAATAATCTTATCAGAAAATTGCTTAAAAAGCTGGGGATCTGGAGGAAATTTTTCGGGAGTACCTGTGGGGTGTATTGATAAATATTTGAGTCAGATAAACTTCACCTTTATCATTTTTAGCTACTCCCACCCCTGTCAGTTCAAACTTCCCTCGAATATTTCGCAAATG from Cylindrospermopsis curvispora GIHE-G1 harbors:
- a CDS encoding ribonuclease H-like domain-containing protein — protein: MKLDDFQVVDGDLDYPTLSEYLRSDALAVDTETMGLLPQRDRLCLVQLCNPEGKVTAVRIAKGQTHAPNLQQLLESTDVVKVFHFARFDLATLRHNLKIHVQPVFCTKIASKLARTYTNRHGLKELVQELEQVELDKSSQSSDWGNPLGLSDAQLSYAANDVRYLISLQQKLSHMLQREERWQLAQECFSFLPTLVSLDLLQFKELFEH